One Hyla sarda isolate aHylSar1 chromosome 11, aHylSar1.hap1, whole genome shotgun sequence genomic window carries:
- the GPR132 gene encoding probable G-protein coupled receptor 132 isoform X1 → MLQAPKEPKMKREFAGSNVTLDSNATMMASFNSSTDLQQCHPPYDDSAIFVIILYSIVLVIGVPANILTLWLTFLQIWRKNVLAVYLFSLSLSELMYLGTIPLWIIYVKNNHMWQWGAMACKITGYIFFNNIYISILLLCCISVDRYLAVEYALESRGVRRQKIAILVTVVLCCLVALIHSPVFIISDGEQTDGQTTCFETLPIPSHIAHFYVARFIIGFLVPLATLIFTNSVIKKRIETSCSFTNQQKTKVKYLAITIIIIFMICFAPYHFVLLTRGIAYYLKENSENFCDFEEEIYTAYSIFLCLVTVNSVADPFIYVLVSENVRKDFCRAMKGWRRQLSINNSTFPHTHNSRDIHVDKEYSSQSGYGITDILQDRD, encoded by the coding sequence CCGAAAATGAAACGAGAATTTGCAGGAAGCAATGTTACCTTGGACTCTAATGCTACAATGATGGCTTCTTTTAACTCCTCGACTGATTTACAACAATGCCATCCACCCTATGATGATAGCGCCATTTTTGTCATTATACTTTATAGTATTGTCCTAGTCATTGGAGTTCCGGCTAACATTTTGACCTTGTGGCTGACATTTTTACAAATATGGCGTAAAAACGTGCTGGCTGTGTACCTGTTCAGTCTTTCCCTGAGTGAACTCATGTACCTCGGGACAATACCACTTTGGATTATCTATGTAAAAAACAACCATATGTGGCAATGGGGAGCAATGGCTTGCAAAATTACaggatatatttttttcaacaacATATATATTAGTATTTTGCTTTTGTGTTGCATTTCTGTGGATCGCTACTTGGCCGTGGAATATGCCCTAGAGTCCAGGGGGGTCAGGAGACAAAAAATTGCTATACTGGTCACTGTGGTTCTTTGCTGCTTGGTGGCACTTATCCATTCCCCAGTCTTTATTATCAGTGATGGTGAGCAAACGGATGGCCAAACCACTTGTTTTGAAACCTTGCCTATACCGTCACACATCGCTCATTTCTATGTTGCTAGGTTCATCATTGGATTTTTAGTTCCTCTAGCAACGCTGATTTTTACCAACTCTGTGATAAAAAAGAGGATCGAgacaagttgtagttttaccaatCAGCAGAAGACCAAAGTCAAGTATCTAGCTATAACCATCATAATTATATTCATGATCTGCTTCGCTCCTTATCACTTTGTGTTGCTCACCCGGGGTATTGCTTACTACTTAAAAGAGAATTCAGAAAACTTCTGTGATTTTGAAGAGGAGATATACACGGCCTATTCTATATTTCTTTGCCTGGTCACGGTAAATAGTGTGGCAGATCCTTTCATCTATGTATTGGTTAGTGAAAATGTAAGGAAAGATTTCTGTAGAGCCATGAAGGGCTGGAGAAGACAACTGTCCATCAATAACAGTACCTTTCCACATACCCACAATTCTAGAGATATACACGTGGACAAAGAGTATTCTTCACAAAGTGGATATGGGATAACAGATATACTGCAGGACAGAGACTGA
- the GPR132 gene encoding probable G-protein coupled receptor 132 isoform X2 — protein MKREFAGSNVTLDSNATMMASFNSSTDLQQCHPPYDDSAIFVIILYSIVLVIGVPANILTLWLTFLQIWRKNVLAVYLFSLSLSELMYLGTIPLWIIYVKNNHMWQWGAMACKITGYIFFNNIYISILLLCCISVDRYLAVEYALESRGVRRQKIAILVTVVLCCLVALIHSPVFIISDGEQTDGQTTCFETLPIPSHIAHFYVARFIIGFLVPLATLIFTNSVIKKRIETSCSFTNQQKTKVKYLAITIIIIFMICFAPYHFVLLTRGIAYYLKENSENFCDFEEEIYTAYSIFLCLVTVNSVADPFIYVLVSENVRKDFCRAMKGWRRQLSINNSTFPHTHNSRDIHVDKEYSSQSGYGITDILQDRD, from the coding sequence ATGAAACGAGAATTTGCAGGAAGCAATGTTACCTTGGACTCTAATGCTACAATGATGGCTTCTTTTAACTCCTCGACTGATTTACAACAATGCCATCCACCCTATGATGATAGCGCCATTTTTGTCATTATACTTTATAGTATTGTCCTAGTCATTGGAGTTCCGGCTAACATTTTGACCTTGTGGCTGACATTTTTACAAATATGGCGTAAAAACGTGCTGGCTGTGTACCTGTTCAGTCTTTCCCTGAGTGAACTCATGTACCTCGGGACAATACCACTTTGGATTATCTATGTAAAAAACAACCATATGTGGCAATGGGGAGCAATGGCTTGCAAAATTACaggatatatttttttcaacaacATATATATTAGTATTTTGCTTTTGTGTTGCATTTCTGTGGATCGCTACTTGGCCGTGGAATATGCCCTAGAGTCCAGGGGGGTCAGGAGACAAAAAATTGCTATACTGGTCACTGTGGTTCTTTGCTGCTTGGTGGCACTTATCCATTCCCCAGTCTTTATTATCAGTGATGGTGAGCAAACGGATGGCCAAACCACTTGTTTTGAAACCTTGCCTATACCGTCACACATCGCTCATTTCTATGTTGCTAGGTTCATCATTGGATTTTTAGTTCCTCTAGCAACGCTGATTTTTACCAACTCTGTGATAAAAAAGAGGATCGAgacaagttgtagttttaccaatCAGCAGAAGACCAAAGTCAAGTATCTAGCTATAACCATCATAATTATATTCATGATCTGCTTCGCTCCTTATCACTTTGTGTTGCTCACCCGGGGTATTGCTTACTACTTAAAAGAGAATTCAGAAAACTTCTGTGATTTTGAAGAGGAGATATACACGGCCTATTCTATATTTCTTTGCCTGGTCACGGTAAATAGTGTGGCAGATCCTTTCATCTATGTATTGGTTAGTGAAAATGTAAGGAAAGATTTCTGTAGAGCCATGAAGGGCTGGAGAAGACAACTGTCCATCAATAACAGTACCTTTCCACATACCCACAATTCTAGAGATATACACGTGGACAAAGAGTATTCTTCACAAAGTGGATATGGGATAACAGATATACTGCAGGACAGAGACTGA